The sequence below is a genomic window from Tenacibaculum tangerinum.
TTCTTATTTCGGCACATGTGTTCAAACCTAAAAAATACGGATTGTTGTATGTTGCTGATTTACAAAAACTCTCTAAACTCATTTTTTTAAAAAGGGCTATTAGCAATTTAGCTGGTCAAGATTATAAAGTAACCAAACGAGTATACAAAGAGCATGAAATTATCGAGTTGTACGATAAAGAAACCCGAGAAACCCTGCATCTTTCCTTTATAAAAAATCAAGTTATAGCCTCTTATACGCACCTTCTAGTTGAAAAATCAATCGATCAATACTTGCATCCTGTTATTGGACGCGATCTTAACTTTTTAGAAATAAAAAGAGAAACAGCTAACGATGGCTTTTTCAACATATACCTGCAGCATAAGTATCTAAAAGACTATTTGAACTGTTTTACCAGTTCGAGTAATTTAGATTTTTTAAATAAAGAGGCGTTTTTTTATACAGGATTAGACATCTCAATTGTAGAAGGAGTTATCGTTCAAGCCACAGGTTTTACAAACGTCGATAGCAGTTCGGAAACCTATTTAAAAGTAGCACAACAATCTGGAGTTGGCAAACGGAGCGTTGCTAAAATAGCTCCGAAAAACACGTCTTTATACCTCAGCGTTGCTTTTGATGATTTTGAAACATTTCATAGCAACTTAGAACAACTTCGAAAAGAAAATCCTGCTGATTTTAAACAATACTCTGAGCAACTCGCAATGATTGAGAATGAACTAGATATTAGTATTTCTGAACATATTTATAGTTGGATTGGTAGTGAGATTGCGTTGATTCACTTTAACACCGAACTCTCAAAAAATAAAAAAGATATCGCTGCCATTATTAAAGCTGACGATATTGACGATGCTAAAGAAAACCTACAATTGGTGCTTTCTAAAATCAAAGAAAACACCCCTTTAAAGTACAAGCAAATCAATTATAGAGGTTATCCTATTCATTTTTTTGATTTAAAAGGATTCTTTAAAATGCTCGCTGGAAATATGTTTTCTAAAATGGAAAAGCCGTATTTTACCATCATTGATGATTTTGTAGTGTTTAGCACCAGTCCTAACACCCTTAAAGAAATTATTAACAACCACTTAATAGGATACACACTCGAAAACTCAGAAAAATTTGATGATTTTAATTATCAATTTGAAAAGAAATCTAGTGTTTTTGCGTATGTAAACACCCCTTATTCATTTAAAGACCTCGTAAGTTTGGTTGATTACAAAACTCGACTTGAACTTCAAAAAAACAAGCCTTTTATAACGTGTTTTTCTCAAATTGGCATACAATTAATTCCTTCTGACGACTTATTTGAGAGTGCTATTTCTGTTGTTTTTGAGCATCCTAAAGACATTGAAATACAGATTCAAAAAGAACAAGAAGCAAGAGAAAAACTTCTTTTACAATTAACTCCTTATAGAGAAACTACCACTACTGAAAATTCAACATCTTTTTTTGAGCTTCCTCCAATTCATCCTTCCGATTTAAGTGCTAAATCGTACAAAGAGTATTATGAAAACGGACAACTAAAGTTTGAGGTTGATTTAAAGGATGGTTTAAAAGAGGGTTCTTATAAATCGTACTATGAAAACGGAAATCTAAAAATCAAAGGATATTTTAAAAACGATACGCAAGACGGAACCTGGAAAGCGTATGATGAACAAAAAGGCAATTTAATTTTCAAAAAACATTTTTAATTGCAATATTTTATAGCATTAGTTACATTTGCCAAGCAAAAATTAAAACAGCATACACATGGGAAGAGCATTCGAATTTAGGAAAGCAAGAAAAATGAAACGTTGGGCAGCCATGGCTAAAACCTTTACTCGTATTGGTAAAGAAATTGTAATGGCAGTAAAAGAAGGAGGTCCAAATCCTGAAACCAACTCTCGTTTACGTGTTGTAATTCAAAATGCGAAGGCAGCCAATATGCCAAAAGACAATATTGAGCGTGCTATTAAAAAAGCTTCTGACAAAAATACTGAAAACTATAAGGAAGTATTGTTTGAAGGATATGCACCTCACGGAATTGCAGTGTTGGTAGAAACTGCTACTAACAATAACAACCGTACTGTTGCCAATGTTCGTGCCGCTTTTAATAAGTGTAATGGGAATTTAGGAACTTCGGGTTCTGTAGCGTTTATGTTTGACCATGTGGTAAACTTTAAAGTAAAGGAAGATTCTTTAGGAATGGACTTGGAAGAGTTTGAAATGGAAATGATTGACTTTGAGGTGGAAGAAGTTTTTACTGATGATGAAGATAACTCAATCATGTTATACGCTCCTTTTGAGCAATTTGGTGCCATTCAAAAGTATTTAGAAGAAAACAATATTGAAATTCTTTCTTCTGAATTTGAACGAATTCCAACCACAACGACAGCAATTTCAGAGGAACAAAAAGAAGAGGTAAACAAGCTTTTAGAAAAACTAGAGGAAGATGACGATGTGAATAACGTGTACCACAGTATGGAGGAATAAATGATATTTGTGACATACTACTATAGTAACAAAATTTGCTCTAGCGTGTTCAAAAAATAACTTGATTTAATAAGATATTTCAAGATTAAAAGAATCGAAGATTTGTTTGCATACAGGTCTTCGATTTTTTTATCTGTCCTAGAAAATCTCTATATACCTTTAACCACTAACAACACAAGAGCTTGGCTAGTTTCAACAAACTTCATTATACCTTTTTCGATGTATATGCTGGCTATCCTCGAGTTTAATTTTACATGATTTATAACTCAATTCAATTTTTTTTGTATTTTTAAAAAATTAATTTCTATGAAGAATAGCACTGCGGAACAATTCCACAGCGAGCCTTTACAGGAACTTTAAAAATGAATTGCTAAATAAAAATATTGCATATACTATATTAAGCCTTAAATTTTATGGAAAATCAAAGCAACAATCAGGAAGAGGTTGTAAATCAAATTTATAAATATGCGGCTAACCTTTTAGTCGAACAGAATAAAAGTGCAGCTGAAACAAAAACTGCTCTTATAGAATACGGATTGGATGAAGAAAGTGCAGCTGCCGTAGTTACGAATCTTGAACAGCAAATAAAAGATGCTAAGAAGGGGCAAGCCCATAAAGATATGCTATACGGAGCACTTTGGTGTATTGGCGGTTTCATAGCTACCGTGGCTGACTTTGGTTACTTTTTTTGGGGAGCAATTGTGTTTGGTGCAGTTCAGTTTTTTAGAGGAGTGTTTAATTCTTCTAAATAAATTAGAATTATAAGAAAGACCTGCAACTAAATAGGCAGCAGCGATAAACAATGTAAGATCGGAGTATGTGTTTCCGAATAAAGTTTTGTGAATTCCGAATTCTACCTAGTAAAATAAGTATTTTTTACATGTGCAATTTTTGGTCACACATAGCACTACTATTTGAGGTCAATCTAAAAATTTTCAGTGTCTAATATAACGCCAGCTAGTTGTAACAAACTCAATTCAGCATTTTTTGCAGTGTATTTAGCTCTGCTTAAACTTAATTCAGCATTCACTAAATTATTTTGAGCTTGTCGAAAGTCTATCGAGTTAATTTGCCCTAATTTATAACGCTCGGTACTTCTGTTAAAATTGCGTTTGTTGGTCGCTACATTTTTCCTTTGCACTTGTAGTGAAAACAGGGCATTTTGGTAGGTAGCCCAAGCATTATGAACATCTCTTTTTAACTGTTCTTCTAACTGCTGCTTTTGTATTTCTTGTGTTTCTAACACTATTTTAGCATTCGCTACTCGGGTTTTGGTCGTACCTCCGTCAAAAATATTCCACGATAGGTTTACTCCTGCATTGAAACCTGTTTGCGTATTGTTTATAGGACTGAATCGGTTCGTAGGGTCGTTGGCACTTTGATTCCACGCATACGAACTCGTTAAACCTACGTTCGGCATCCAGCCGGCCTTGTTAATTTCTACGTCTAATGCTCTGAGTGCTATATTTTTTTGCGCTTGTAATAAATTGGCATTGTTTTCTTTTGCTTTATTTAAAATTTCAGGAAGGTTTAAATTTACAGCATAGGTAACCACTGTATCTACTTTTACCGTGGTATTTACTGCTCTTCCTAATACCACGTTCAAATCTCGTTTGGCATTTGCTAGCTGCCGATTAATATCTATATAAGTGATACTATCGTTATTAACATCAACTTCTGCGTTTAAAATATCGAGTTTGGTGTTTTGTCCATACTCAAAACTATATTTGGCCCTTTCTAAGCGTTTTTTTGAAATGCTAAGTGTTTGCTGTTGTGTTACCTCGTTTTCTGTTAATCTTGCTACTTCATAATAGGCAAAAAATAGTGTTGTTAAAGTATTTTCCATTACCTGACGTGCTTGTAACTCGGTAAGGTTATACGTTTCTTTTAATTTTTTAAATGTATTTTTTCTATTAAAACCGTTAAAAATAGTATAATTGAGACCTACAGAAGCATTATATGACTTAGACTGTGCTCCTACTACAGAATTTACACTACCGTCTTGAAACTCTAAATCTGTATCTCTATTAGAATAATTAGCTCCTGCATTGGCTGTTACCGTTGGTAAATAACCACTATTGTACACACTTTGGTTATTTTTTGCCGTTTCTAGATTGTTTTTGGTGATTTTGATATTGTAATTATTCTCTAGCGTAATGGCTACAGCTTTTTCTTTGGTTAATATTTCTTGTGCGTAAAATGACATACTTACCAAAAGAAATCCTATACTTAAAAACTTTGTACTCATTTGTTGTCTCATTTTAACCTTGTAACTCTTCCTTCTCCGATGCCAATTCCTTAATGGCTCTTTCTACTTCTTCCCTTCTTGGCTTTTTTCCTTCCCACAACCATTTTACATATACTTTAAAATAGTTTGCTATAGATAACAAAACAGGCAGTGTAAGTAGTGTTAAGAACGTAGCAACTATAATTCCGTACGCTATAGATATTGCCATTGGAATTAAAAACTGTGCTTGTCTACTCGTTTCAAAAATTAAAGGTGTTAAACCAGCTACGGTAGTAATGGTTGTTAAAAAAATGGCTCTGAATCTAGATTTCCCTGCAGCAAATAGTGCTTCTTCATACTCCATCCCTTGTTTTAAATAGGTATTGAATTTGCTAATCAGTACGAGTCCGTCGTTTACCATAATTCCTATCAAGGCAATGATTCCTAATAAGGATAAAATATTGACTGCAAAACCATGAAACCAATGACCCCATGCAACCCCTATTAAACTAAAGGGCACCATAAGAAGTAACATAAATGGTTGACCATAAGACCTGAAAGTAAATACGATAACAATGTATATTAATAGTAAAATTACTGGACCTACCACTCCTGCTGAACTTGATATTTTAGAAGCTTCTCTATTTTGCCCCTCATACAATGCCGTAATCGATGGATATTTGGCAGTTATCATAGGCATTATTCTTGTTTTGATATCTTCTAAAATATCGGTAACACTCGCTTGAGATTCTTTCATATCGGCCTCTACCTTTATTTCTCGTTGTCCTTCAAGGTGATTGATAGCTATTTCTCCTCGTTCAATTTCGTACGTAGCTATTTCAGAAAAAGGAACCCTACTGCCCGTAGGGGTTACAATACGCATATCGTCTAAATTTTTAATCGAAGAACGCTCTTTTCTATCGTAAC
It includes:
- a CDS encoding DUF3352 domain-containing protein, coding for MKRKVFWSIIILVIGFVGYQVYVFTLSENDNIKSIYLVPDDAVFIIDTERPIDTWDEISASEIWTHLQTNQQFNELSKSLTSLDETFQAKKEILDLIGERNLLISAHVFKPKKYGLLYVADLQKLSKLIFLKRAISNLAGQDYKVTKRVYKEHEIIELYDKETRETLHLSFIKNQVIASYTHLLVEKSIDQYLHPVIGRDLNFLEIKRETANDGFFNIYLQHKYLKDYLNCFTSSSNLDFLNKEAFFYTGLDISIVEGVIVQATGFTNVDSSSETYLKVAQQSGVGKRSVAKIAPKNTSLYLSVAFDDFETFHSNLEQLRKENPADFKQYSEQLAMIENELDISISEHIYSWIGSEIALIHFNTELSKNKKDIAAIIKADDIDDAKENLQLVLSKIKENTPLKYKQINYRGYPIHFFDLKGFFKMLAGNMFSKMEKPYFTIIDDFVVFSTSPNTLKEIINNHLIGYTLENSEKFDDFNYQFEKKSSVFAYVNTPYSFKDLVSLVDYKTRLELQKNKPFITCFSQIGIQLIPSDDLFESAISVVFEHPKDIEIQIQKEQEAREKLLLQLTPYRETTTTENSTSFFELPPIHPSDLSAKSYKEYYENGQLKFEVDLKDGLKEGSYKSYYENGNLKIKGYFKNDTQDGTWKAYDEQKGNLIFKKHF
- a CDS encoding YebC/PmpR family DNA-binding transcriptional regulator is translated as MGRAFEFRKARKMKRWAAMAKTFTRIGKEIVMAVKEGGPNPETNSRLRVVIQNAKAANMPKDNIERAIKKASDKNTENYKEVLFEGYAPHGIAVLVETATNNNNRTVANVRAAFNKCNGNLGTSGSVAFMFDHVVNFKVKEDSLGMDLEEFEMEMIDFEVEEVFTDDEDNSIMLYAPFEQFGAIQKYLEENNIEILSSEFERIPTTTTAISEEQKEEVNKLLEKLEEDDDVNNVYHSMEE
- a CDS encoding TolC family protein, which encodes MSTKFLSIGFLLVSMSFYAQEILTKEKAVAITLENNYNIKITKNNLETAKNNQSVYNSGYLPTVTANAGANYSNRDTDLEFQDGSVNSVVGAQSKSYNASVGLNYTIFNGFNRKNTFKKLKETYNLTELQARQVMENTLTTLFFAYYEVARLTENEVTQQQTLSISKKRLERAKYSFEYGQNTKLDILNAEVDVNNDSITYIDINRQLANAKRDLNVVLGRAVNTTVKVDTVVTYAVNLNLPEILNKAKENNANLLQAQKNIALRALDVEINKAGWMPNVGLTSSYAWNQSANDPTNRFSPINNTQTGFNAGVNLSWNIFDGGTTKTRVANAKIVLETQEIQKQQLEEQLKRDVHNAWATYQNALFSLQVQRKNVATNKRNFNRSTERYKLGQINSIDFRQAQNNLVNAELSLSRAKYTAKNAELSLLQLAGVILDTENF